The nucleotide window CGCAGATGCTCATCTCGGCGGTAGGCGTGCTGTTCATCATGATCCCGGCCGCACTGTGGCTGGCCATCTCCTACTACAACGGCGTGCAGGACGACGTCGTCGTGGTGCTGAACGCGGTCGCCTGGTTCATGATTCTCGGCGCGGTCAGCAGCGCGATCCTGCAGAACGTGGGCATCGGCTTGTGTGTGCTCGGCTCCGACGGCAGTGTCTACCCCCGCTGGGTCGGCTACGTGAACCTCTACTGCGCCATGGGTCTGATGGTCGGCATCCTCATCCCGTTCTTCAAGCACGGTCCGTTCGCCTGGAACGGCGTGTTCGGCTTCTGGGTCGTCGCCGTCGACTTCTTTATCTGGGTGTTCGTCATGTACTTCACCACGCTGAAAGCGGTCAACGCCGACGTCGCGATGCCGACGTCGGACGTCGCGGAGCCCGTGCTGGTCGCGGCGCGCTAGGAGGAGCAAGAGTTCATGGGCGGCGGTTACCAGTACAGCGTCGACGACGAGGGCAGCCACTCTGCCGGGCCGGATCCGTGGTGGCAGGAAAGCGTGTTCGTGCACTGGTACGACGCCACTCACAAGGTCGGCGGCGTGCACCGCATCGGACATGAGCCGCACGCGAACGGCGGCGAGGCCGCGGTGCAGTGCTTCGTGTTCGACGCGTACTCCAGCTACCGCCGGGTGGGCCGGGTGCCGCTGCTGCCGGCCGAGACCGAGCGCGGCTTCCGCGCCGCCGGCAGCACCTGGGACATCGAGGACGGGCTGCCCCGGGTTCGGGTCAAGGAGGACGGCCTGGAGTTGGACCTGCGGATCGACAACTTCTATCCGCTCACCGACTTCTTCCCCTCCAGCGGCAGCATGGTCGACGACTTCGCCAAACACCACTACGAGACCTCGGGTCGCGCGCGCGGCACCGCGAGCATCAACGGCCGCGAGTACGTCGTCGACGCGCTCTGCCACCGCGACCACTCCTGGGGCCCGCGCCGCTGGGACATGCTGCTCTCCCACCGCTGGGTGTCCGGCTCGCTCGGCCCGGAGCTGTCCTTCGGTTCGATGGCCTGGCACGCGATCGACGACAGCACGGTGAGCATCGGCTACATCGTGCGCGAGGGTGAACTGATCCTCGCCGAGAGCGTGGACATCGTGACGTTCATGGAGACCGACGCGATGACCCACCGCGGCGGCATCCTCACCCTCAACCTGCCGGGCGGCGAGCAACTGCGCGCGCACTGCACGGTGGTCAACGGCGTGGTCACCACCAACCACGGCGTCTACTGGGTGGACTCGCTGTGTGAGGTCACCATGGACGACGGCCGCACCGGCTTCTGCGACTTCGAAATCTCCACCAATCCCCGCGCCGGCACCCGCGAGGTCAAGGTGGCCAAGCACGCCGCCATAAACGACGGCTGGAGCTAAAACCGCGTAACGTCAACAAAAACGTGGCCTTAGCCCTCACTTTCGCTGACGTCAGCGCCCTTTGCCTTCGCGTCTATTCTGCAAAGGCTGAAAAATGTCCCGCCTTGCCCTGGTTCGCCCCTCATCCAGGGCTCACTGTGAACGCATGGCCGTTCTCTGGGAAAGCGCTGTTTCCGCGAGTGCAGGCATCGCTCTGCAGCCGGCTGACCACTCCCCGCGAGTGCAGTCCCGCCCGTTCGGACCCCTGCCGCGCGCGGCGGTCGCGATCTACGGAGCCGTGCTGGCCCTGGCCGGCCTGACGCTGTGTTTCCTGGCCGGGACCGGCATCGCGTTCCGGGCGGCGGGCGCCAACGCCCTGCTGCTCGGCGTGGGGTGCATCCTGCTCGCGGCCCGCGTGGGTCGTGCGCCGCGAAAGACATCGCGCGACGCCGCGCCCGAGGCCGTTGACACGAAGCTCGTGGCTGCGCGCGTGGTCAGCGAGTTGGAGGACCTGCGGCGGCAGGTCGCGGAGCTGACGGAGCAGTGCGCGACGTTCGACGTCCAATGGACCGACAAGGACCCCCGAACGCGGACGCCTCTCGCACCCCAGTCGTCGGAGGTCCAGTAGCTGACGGCGCGTTAGTTCGTGGTGGGGCGGGCGCCAGGAGACACAACTGACGGGCAGAGTTGAAACCAGAGTCGCAAACCCGGGCTCGAAATCGCCTCGCCCGTTTCAACCATGCCCACCAGTGGTGTGCCGGCGCGGCGTCATCGGCCACGACGGCTATTCGGCCTCGCGCCAGCGTTCGGACGACGGGTCGAGCAGGGTGCGCAGATGCTCGTCGGAGGCCCAGCACAGGGCTTCCAGGATGAGCGCGTCGACGTAGCCGACGCGGTCGCTGCTCATGTCCTCAATGCGCAGCCGGGGTCCGTTGCCGCTGCGGTCGATGGACAGCCGGACACACGCGAACTCGCTGTCCACGATGCCGAGTTGCTCGAGGCTCTCGTCCATGTCAGAGCAGGATGCTCAGCGTGTTCAACGGGTGCTCCCGGTCCACCAGGGTGACCTTCTTGAACGACATGCGCACGTCGTCGGCCACCCGGCGCAGCCGGTACTCATAACGCCCGGCCCACATCGTGGTGCGGTCGTCGCGGGATTCCACGACCAAGGCGGTCGCGCCGATCACCGTGTCGCCCTCGTGCTCACCGAGCAGTTCCACGTTGCTGATCAGTCGGCAGACACTGGACTTCGGGTTCTGCGAGTGCCGTTTGCCGGACTTCAGCTGGCGTACCCGGGTGCCGATGCGCGAGCGATTGTCGAACAGCACCGAGACATTGTTCGCCGGGTCGGTCGCGGAGTCCCCACCGGCCGGTACCCAGTAGATGGCGTCCTCGGTCCACAGCTCCTCCCACGAGTCGTAGTCGTGGGTGTCGGCCAACCGTGCCTCGCGGTAGAGGAAGGCCTCGGCCTCGATCAGGGTGAGCGGCATCAGTGATCCATCAGGGTCATGTAGTGGCGC belongs to Sporichthyaceae bacterium and includes:
- a CDS encoding propanediol utilization protein yields the protein MGGGYQYSVDDEGSHSAGPDPWWQESVFVHWYDATHKVGGVHRIGHEPHANGGEAAVQCFVFDAYSSYRRVGRVPLLPAETERGFRAAGSTWDIEDGLPRVRVKEDGLELDLRIDNFYPLTDFFPSSGSMVDDFAKHHYETSGRARGTASINGREYVVDALCHRDHSWGPRRWDMLLSHRWVSGSLGPELSFGSMAWHAIDDSTVSIGYIVREGELILAESVDIVTFMETDAMTHRGGILTLNLPGGEQLRAHCTVVNGVVTTNHGVYWVDSLCEVTMDDGRTGFCDFEISTNPRAGTREVKVAKHAAINDGWS
- a CDS encoding aromatic-ring-hydroxylating dioxygenase subunit beta, with the translated sequence MPLTLIEAEAFLYREARLADTHDYDSWEELWTEDAIYWVPAGGDSATDPANNVSVLFDNRSRIGTRVRQLKSGKRHSQNPKSSVCRLISNVELLGEHEGDTVIGATALVVESRDDRTTMWAGRYEYRLRRVADDVRMSFKKVTLVDREHPLNTLSILL